A single window of Nicotiana sylvestris chromosome 5, ASM39365v2, whole genome shotgun sequence DNA harbors:
- the LOC138868303 gene encoding uncharacterized protein has product MVIPKYSDPKTIDTPKDIQFDMLSEHGVNLTYMQAWRAKEKALQFLRGHPADSYSKLPSYLYILEKIYPGSVVKLKKTDDDCFLYVFVAIFTSISGWEYCRPVVVVDGTFLKSAYRKIILTASTMDATTRSYTLDEFSERMSKIEEIDPRVKAYLYDIGYHRWSRVHAMVNRTWTMTSNIAESLNAVIKYARELSIVELLEYMRTLLERWTKEKLLKVNGTFTYLGFKFNKELDDNRTLSYKLRVRASTDYIHTVLDGMRRYIVCLEKKGCSCGQFQLDKLPCPHALDTLRHRDESFEQYCSPYYTRANLLRTYEIPVNSLPNESKWNVPQHITEEVVNPPKGGKRQPGRPQKERYKTYYEINSKKYKVSCGNCGGEGHDKRSCKNAPKKK; this is encoded by the exons ATGGTTATTCCAAAATATTCTGATCCTAAGACAATTGACACTCCAAAAGACATACAATTTGACATGTTGTCTGAACACGGCGTGAATCTAACCTACATGCAAGcttggagagcaaaggaaaaagCTTTACAATTTTTGAGAGGTCATCCTGCTGACTCCTACAGCAAATTGCCTAGTTATTTGTATATTCTAGAGAAGATTTATCCGGGGTCTGTAGTTAAATTGAAGAAGACGGACGATGACTGCTTCTTGTATGTATTTGTTGCGATTTTTACGTCAATCAGTGGTTGGGAATATTGTAGGCCAGTTGTAGTAGTTGATGGGACCTTTTTAAAGTCAGCATACAGGAAAATAATACTAACAGCTAGTACAATGGATGCAACAA CACGGTCATACACCCTTGATGAATTTAGTGAAaggatgtcaaagattgaagagatTGACCCCCGTGTTAAAGCATACTTATACgatattggctatcatagatggtCTCGAGTACATGCTATGGTGAACAGAACTTGGACTATGACATCAAACATTGCAGAGTCATTGAATGCTGTAATAAAATATGCAAGAGAGTTGTCGATAGTAGAACTATTAGAGTATATGAGGACCCTTCTTGAACGTTGGACGAAGGAAAAGTTATTGAAAGTAAATGGTACATTCACATACCTTGGGTTCAAATTCAACAAAGAGTTGGATGACAACAGAACATTGTCGTACAAGCTTAGA gtgagggcttcaacagaCTACATCCATACAGTACTAGATGGTATGAGGCGCTATATTGTTTGTCTTGAAAAGAAGGGATGTAGTTGTGGGCAATTTCAGCTTGACAAACTTCCTTGTCCACATGCTTTGGATACTTTAAGACACAGAGATGAGTCTTTTGAACAATATTGTTCTCCTTATTACACAAGGGCGAACCTCTTGCGTACTTATGAAATACCAGTAAATTCCTTGCCTAATGAAAGCAAATGGAATGTGCCACAACATATAACTGAAGAAGTAGTAAATCCACCTAAAGGAGGGAAAAGGCAGCCAGGAAGACctcaaaaagaaagatacaaaacatATTATGAAATAAATTCAAAGAAGTACAAGGTTTCATGCGGCAACTGTGGAGGAGAAGGGCATGACAAAAGATCTTGCAAGAATGcacccaaaaagaaataa